The following DNA comes from Fervidibacillus albus.
TACCAACACTATTAATTAAAGTGTTGGTTCGCTTTTTATATAAAATATTTTGTGTGATTTTTCCTGTGAATGATAAAAAAGTAATTTTTGCATCTTATAGATCAAATGAATTTCAAGGGAATTTATTGTATTTGAAAAATGAACTCGATAAGATTGATCCCGATTATAAAGTGAAAATATTGTTTAAAAAGTTTACTCCTACAATTTACGGGAGATTTATTTATGTTTTTCATATGTTTAAAGCAATTTACCATATTGCGACATCGTCTTTTGTGTTTATTGATGATTTTTATTTTCCTCTTTATTTAATCAAATTAAGAAAAGAGACGAAAGTAATTCAAGTATGGCATGCAGCTGGTGCATTTAAAAAATTTGGATATAGTACAATTGGTAAATCCTTTGGACCGAGCGAGAATTATTTAAAGCATGTTAAAGTTCACTCGAATTACACATATGCGGTGGTAAGCACCGAAGAAGTTGTACCATATTATGCCGAAGCATTCAATATGAAAGAAGAAAAAGTCTTGCCACTGGGCGTTCCGAGGACAGACTTTATACTTCAAGAAAAAAATCAATCATCGGTGAAAAAGAAATTATATAAGTATTATCCACAACTTAATAAAAAGAAACTTATTTTATACGCGCCGACATTTAGGGGAGGAAGCCATGAACATGGAGCAGTTCCTCTTGATCTTTTCTTAAATATAGAGAAACTACAAAAAGAATTAGAATCAGATTATGCTTTAATTATTAAACTTCATCCTTACGTGAGCCAGTCCCTTCCGGAAAAGGGAATGAATGATTTTGTATTCCAATTAGACGACAAGTTTAATACCGAAGAAATTTTATTGTTATCAGATATATTAATTACAGATTATTCATCTATCATATTTGATTATAGCTTGCTTGAAAGGCCGATTGGATTTTTAGCCACAGACTTGGACCAATATATTAAGGAAAGGGATTTTTATTATGAATATGAATCCTTTGTACCCGGTCCAATTTTTGAAAATACGGACGAACTGCTCGTCTGGATAAAATCCGGGAAATTTAATATTGAGAAAGTACGTTCTTTTTCGAAGCGATTCTTTTCTTTTAGAGATGGAAAAGCAAGTGAAAGAATATTAAAGAATATATTAAAATAGAAATTGACTTCATAATAATTCATGTCTATTTTAATTTTGAGGTGATTTCGAAATGATCGACGAAAATAAAGATATTGAAAAAGATAATAATGAAAATAATTCTATCCAATACGCTGCTCTTCAAGGTAGAGGAGAAATAAGAAACTATGTAAATGCGCCACAAGGAAAGGATCGCGTTTATTATAACTCCGTTAAAAAGATAACCGCTCTCGAATGGTATGGCTCGATATTAAAAATATCAGGATTTTGTTTCCTTGAAGGGATCAACATATTTAAGGAAGATATTGTGAAAAAACAACTGGCATTTGTAAATGATGACAACGAAACGATTTTTTCAATTT
Coding sequences within:
- a CDS encoding CDP-glycerol glycerophosphotransferase family protein, with amino-acid sequence MEQIKGENLQNMEKLKLIPTLLIKVLVRFLYKIFCVIFPVNDKKVIFASYRSNEFQGNLLYLKNELDKIDPDYKVKILFKKFTPTIYGRFIYVFHMFKAIYHIATSSFVFIDDFYFPLYLIKLRKETKVIQVWHAAGAFKKFGYSTIGKSFGPSENYLKHVKVHSNYTYAVVSTEEVVPYYAEAFNMKEEKVLPLGVPRTDFILQEKNQSSVKKKLYKYYPQLNKKKLILYAPTFRGGSHEHGAVPLDLFLNIEKLQKELESDYALIIKLHPYVSQSLPEKGMNDFVFQLDDKFNTEEILLLSDILITDYSSIIFDYSLLERPIGFLATDLDQYIKERDFYYEYESFVPGPIFENTDELLVWIKSGKFNIEKVRSFSKRFFSFRDGKASERILKNILK